In the genome of Aspergillus luchuensis IFO 4308 DNA, chromosome 2, nearly complete sequence, one region contains:
- a CDS encoding phosphotransferase family protein (COG:I;~EggNog:ENOG410PHRI;~InterPro:IPR011009,IPR002575,IPR041726;~PFAM:PF01636) — translation MAGAVRQPIDVPSLERYLNLNVPDIKTPLDVKQFGFGQSNPTYQLTTADGSKYVLRKKPPGKLLSKTAHKVEREYKIIHALGNTDVPVPKAYCLCEDSSVIGTPFYIMEFLDGRHFTDPAMPGVDPAERTALWQDAVRTLAKFHRVVPQKVGLERFGKPTGYYDRQIATFTAVAQAQAQAVDVETKEPVGELPHFMDMVRFFEDKTTQPQDRGTLVHGDYKIDNMIFHKSEPRVIGLLDWEMATVGHPLSDFCNLTSPFFLDGVDHKKAMFVPKVVPGLPAREDCIRWYREVSGYDPTGDIPWGDAFFSWRSSVIMHGIKARYALRQASSARAAEYARNTEPFALEAWERVKRVQAQLSQKARL, via the exons ATGGCTGGAGCGGTGCGCCAACCTATTGATGTTCCTTCCCTGGAACGCTATCTCAATCTCAATGTACCCGATATCAAGACCCCCTTGGATGTGAAGCAG TTTGGCTTTGGTCAATCCAACCCTACCTATCAACTCACTACCGCCGACGGTAGCAAATATGTCCTGCGCAAGAAGCCCCCGGGCAAGCTACTCTCCAAGACTGCGCACAAAGTCGAGCGCGAGTACAAGATCATCCATGCCCTAGGAAACACCGACGTGCCCGTCCCCAAAGCCTACTGTCTCTGTGAGGACAGCAGCGTAATCGGCACCCCCTTCTACATCATGGAATTCCTAGACGGACGACACTTCACTGATCCTGCCATGCCCGGGGTCGACCCGGCGGAGAGAACCGCATT ATGGCAGGATGCGGTCCGGACATTAGCCAAATTCCACCGGGTAGTACCCCAAAAGGTCGGGTTGGAGAGGTTCGGAAAACCGACGGGGTACTATGATCGACAGATCGCCACCTTCACAGCAGTTGCACAGGCGCAGGCACAAGCCGTGGATGTGGAGACCAAGGAACCTGTCGGAGAGTTGCCTCATTTCATGGACATGGTGCGTTTCTTCGAAGACAAGACAACGCAGCCGCAAGACCGCGGCACGCTCGTGCACGGGGACTATAAGATCGATAATATGATATTTCACAAATCCGAGCCGCGAGTCATTGGCCTGTTGGATTGGGAAATGGCCACGGTGGGGCACCCTCTGTCCGACTTCTGCAACCTCACTAGTCCCTTTTTCCTCGATGGGGTGGACCACAAGAAGGCAATGTTCGTCCCGAAGGTGGTGCCTGGCTTGCCCGCTCGAGAGGACTGTATCCGCTGGTATCGTGAAGTGTCCGGGTATGACCCCACTGGGGATATCCCCTGGGGCgatgctttcttctcttggaGAAGCTCGGTTATTATGCATGGTATCAAGGCGAGATATGCCCTGAGACAGGCCAGTAGTGCCCGCGCTGCGGAATATGCTAGAAATACGGAGCCTTTTGCGCTGGAGGCCTGGGAACGGGTTAAGAGAGTTCAGGCCCAGTTGAGTCAAAAGGCCAGGCTGTAA
- the DUT1 gene encoding deoxyuridine 5'-triphosphate nucleotidohydrolase (COG:F;~EggNog:ENOG410PNZB;~InterPro:IPR036157,IPR008181,IPR029054,IPR033704;~PFAM:PF00692;~go_function: GO:0000287 - magnesium ion binding [Evidence IEA];~go_function: GO:0004170 - dUTP diphosphatase activity [Evidence IEA];~go_process: GO:0006226 - dUMP biosynthetic process [Evidence IEA];~go_process: GO:0046081 - dUTP catabolic process [Evidence IEA]) — MKGLALALASRRFTQHTAFPTPLQHLFSRTRRERIPHFSSSPLHTTQIMTKETTPPPTTTTTNEPTTTTHEPPSLPASPLAKRTKPNTDTTDTTTTSTTMGSTSTPLPPLQVKKLTPTGRAPTRGSAFAAGYDMYSAKETVIPAKGKALVDTGIAIAVPEGTYGRIAPRSGLASKHFIDTGAGVIDADYRGEVKVLLFNHSDVDFEVKEGDRVAQLVLERIYTPEVVVVEELAESVRGAGGFGSTGV, encoded by the exons ATGAAGGGCCTCGCCCTCGCCCTCGCATCTCGTCGATTTACACAACACACCGCATTTCCAACACCTCTTCAGCACCTTTTCAGCcgaacaagaagagaaaggataccccatttttcttcctccccactACACACCACCCAGATAATGACCAAGGAGaccacccctcctcccaccactaccactaccaacgaacctacaacaacaactcacgaacccccctccctccccgcctcTCCCCTCGCCAAACGcaccaaacccaacaccGATACCACagacacaaccaccacatcaacaacaatggGCTCAACCagcactcccctcccccccctccaaGTGAAGAAGCTCACTCCCACGGGCCGCGCCCCGACCCGCGGCTCTGCCTTCGCGGCCGGATACGACATGTACAGCGCCAAGGAGACCGTCATCCCTGCTAAGGGGAAGGCATTGGTTGATACGGGCATTGCTATTGCTGTGCCGGAGGGGACGT ACGGCAGAATCGCCCCCCGCTCCGGCCTCGCCTCGAAGCACTTCATTGATACTGGCGCGGGCGTCATCGATGCAGACTACCGGGGAGAGGTCAAGGTTCTTTTGTTTAACCACTCGGATGTGGATTtcgaggtgaaggagggagaTCGTGTGGCGCAGTTGGTTTTGGAGAGG ATCTATACCCCtgaggttgtggttgtggaggaATTGGCGGAGAGTGTTCGTGGGGCTGGTGGGTTTGGAAGTACTGGTGTTTGA
- the BUD16 gene encoding pyridoxal kinase (COG:H;~EggNog:ENOG410PHE3;~InterPro:IPR029056,IPR004625,IPR013749;~PFAM:PF08543;~go_function: GO:0008478 - pyridoxal kinase activity [Evidence IEA];~go_process: GO:0009443 - pyridoxal 5'-phosphate salvage [Evidence IEA]), protein MTSKFPSLPACSSSSPPPAPLHFIMSADLLVPETRVLAVASHVVYGYVGNKMATAVMQLMGCDVAALNTVHFSNHTGYRQFKGTRATAEEITALYEGLTQSNLLDFDVMLSGYAPSAAAVEAVGAIGMDLQRKAEKNPGSFFWVLDPVMGDQGRLYVNDDVVPAYKKVIRHADLILPNQFEAEVLSGIKITSLATLAEAITALHAIYNIPHVIITSVQIASLSDSPLPNTLTIIGSTTRSDGAPRLFRIDVPALDCYFSGTGDMFAALTVARFREAVFNADATLRNTKSWVSPDDVPATELPLAQSTRKVLASMHCVLEKTLEARDAELRAIVPDEGEKLLSQEDQQKRAHLRESKAAEVRVVRHAQYLREPEVEFQASEWRREDLPAQFR, encoded by the exons ATGACATCGAAGTTCCCTTCCTTGCCcgcctgctcctcttcttctcctccaccagctccCCTTCATTTCATCATGTCCGCCGATCTTCTCGTCCCTGAGACCAGGGTCTTGGCTGTCGCCAGCCAT GTTGTCTACGG ATATGTGGGCAATAAGATGGCCACTGCGGTCATGCAGCTCATGGGCTGTGATGTCGCCGCCTTGAACACGGTGCACTTCA GTAACCACACCGGTTATAGACAGTTCAAGGGCACTAGGGCCACGGCAGAGGAGATCACCGCGCTCTATGAGGGTCTCACGCAGAGTAACCTGCTTGATTTTGATGTCATGCTCTCTGGCTATGCGCCCAGTGCAGCTGCCGTTGAAGCCGTCGGGGCCATTGGCATGGACCTCCAGCGCAAAGCGGAAAAGAATCCCGGTTCTTTCTTCTGGG TCCTGGACCCCGTAATGGGCGACCAAGGCCGTCTCTACGTCAACGACGACGTCGTTCCCGCCTACAAGAAGGTCATCCGCCACGCAGACCTTATTCTCCCCAACCAATTCGAAGCCGA AGTCCTCTCCGGCATCAAAATCACCTCCCTCGCCACCCTCGCTGAAGCCATCACCGCCCTCCACGCCATCTACAACATCCCCCACGTGATCATCACCTCCGTGCAAATCGCCAGCCTTTCCgactctcctctccccaacaccctcaccatcatcggcTCGACCACCCGCTCCGACGGCGCCCCGCGTCTCTTCCGCATCGATGTCCCCGCCTTGGACTGCTACTTCAGCGGTACCGGCGATATGTTCGCCGCTCTCACGGTAGCCCGCTTCCGCGAAGCGGTGTTCAACGCTGATGCAACTCTCCGCAACACCAAGTCGTGGGTCTCGCCTGACGATGTTCCCGCTACGGAGTTACCCCTTGCCCAGTCTACCCGGAAGGTGCTGGCGAGTATGCACTGCGTACTAGAGAAGACTCTGGAGGCGCGAGATGCCGAGTTGCGCGCCATTGTTCCGGATGAGGGCGAGAAGCTGCTCAGCCAGGAGGACCAGCAGAAGAGGGCGCATCTGCGAGAGAGCAAGGCGGCAGAAGTACGGGTGGTCCGGCATGCGCAGTATCTGCGGGAACCGGAGGTGGAGTTCCAGGCGAGTGAGTGGCGACGGGAGGATCTGCCGGCGCAGTTTCGTTGA
- a CDS encoding uncharacterized protein (COG:S;~EggNog:ENOG410PP3Y;~SECRETED:SignalP(1-37);~TransMembrane:1 (n24-32c37/38o337-358i)), translating into MVSIYTPRARPARPHQHHHQQRSLLLLTLLALPSVLGSVLPSNAEISSGEIVNADHSAAHTTTTTTTTTDQQLSPDIFTNDDTLTLTLHPRTTTTNNNNTSISTDTTSTTTSSFPTAFDTSLTNNFTTTTCSTFFHTLLTNTTLTTCHAISLLLRDSTSFFHALTSAPTTSSILDTACAADLSTCSTALTTLATSLLQSSTCLHDYNAGNQAVVSLYTDLIVYAPIYRATCLQSPTTNNYCFVDAVTNTTNAVDYDVYFVPYGSAISTKPWPTCNECLQATLNVYKEYASVDGQPLAGSYLPTAKGVNGVCGEGFADVNVTVGVVGDRVSSGGVKDWRGGLGLGLVVVVGWSVGWVIMGV; encoded by the coding sequence atggtATCCATCTACACGCCGCGTGCACGCCCAGCACGaccacaccaacaccaccaccaacaacgaTCACTCCTTCTCTTAACCCTACTCGCCCTCCCATCCGTGCTAGGATCCGTGCTTCCATCCAACGCAGAAATAAGCAGCGGAGAGATCGTCAATGCGGATCACTCCGCAGcacataccaccaccaccaccaccaccaccacagaccAACAACTATCACCAGATATCTTCACCAACGAcgacaccctcaccctcaccctccacccccgcaccaccactaccaacaacaacaacacatccatatccaccgacaccacctccaccacaacctcatccttcccaacCGCCTTCGACACCTCCCTAACCAACAActtcaccacaaccacctgCTCCACCTTCTTCCACACCCTCCTAACCAACACGACCCTAACAACCTGCCACGCCATCTCCCTCTTACTCCGCGActcaacctccttcttccacgccctcacctccgccccaaccacctcctccatcctcgaCACTGCCTGCGCCGCAGACCTCTCCACCTGCAGCAccgccctcaccaccctcgccacctccctcctccaatCCTCGACCTGCCTGCACGACTACAACGCAGGCAACCAAGCCGTGGTGTCCCTCTACACAGACCTGATCGTCTACGCGCCCATCTACCGCGCCACGTGCCTGCAGTCCCCCACAACGAACAACTATTGTTTCGTGGATGCGGTGACGAATACCACGAATGCCGTCGACTATGATGTGTATTTCGTGCCGTATGGGAGTGCGATTTCCACGAAGCCCTGGCCCACTTGTAATGAGTGTCTCCAGGCCACGTTGAATGTGTATAAGGAGTATGCGAGTGTGGATGGGCAGCCGCTGGCGGGGAGTTATTTGCCTACGGCGAAAGGGGTGAATGGGGTTTGTGGGGAGGGGTTTGCGGATGTTAATGTTACGGTTGGGGTCGTGGGGGATAGGgttagtagtggtggtgtgaAGGATTGGAGGGGTggattggggttggggttggtggtggtggtggggtggagTGTTGGATGGGTGATCATGGGGGTATGA
- a CDS encoding AFI1/MesA family protein (BUSCO:EOG09263690;~COG:S;~EggNog:ENOG410PFID;~InterPro:IPR037516,IPR012860;~PFAM:PF07792,PF08616), whose amino-acid sequence MSISLPYRPTDDSTLSLAATTNPSKANGHPRLSPSPSIIHRRTPSSSGNSARRRSLGNGPSALYPKPRRCKSQYPRDSPERHVEYILVASFHIDRGPIMEHQYPAAISGDESMLAELMLPDQTHVRSQDWTIFFLHKDTSADADEDDDASTGKKKKKKKKSRIGDAESGDGDSEDVDGSTEEESSDEEEGGEGPPLMYVLNLVNTKQDNSVKRGAVVKAMAICTRHSFLHIYKPLLLLALEDYFKNPYPETLASLYNAVNAMDLSLMPRLSHLERLILQASNCKDMFIEKFEQMIHQRQLEDGTPFDDEPPSPKRPAAPRYTLPRDTHEFESKIVYNDIPIPVKVPTVIWPEVVGDFSLIKLIQIFSSPHATSPQPFPIHPHLTTSGPFTHPIIVLVNAMLTQKRVIFLGHNRPSGEVAEAVLAACALASGGILRGFTRHAFPYTDLTKIDDLLRVPGFIAGVTNPTFANHPEWWDVLCDLPTGRIKISSHIEPAPVTEGLLYFQQQAAMNHHPPPSNNSDPSGDNVFMEEVQRSITNRYGENAIRAKWRAYITKFTRVAAAFEETVYGASNLYVIGPNEELSPESPSGFQADPLDPTTLRGHGYVWPDEGSKQRELMASVARIEGWRTTRSYYSFIQDIAAMYYPSRPIQKPDLHHHHDRLRALRLPPADAGAIYISFAHAVKDYAGICQLLTVTPENQAGLFYLGMGLFHPHQPVREAAVDLLERIAAHPAGRHFWAQLNRFTKLAFFRIKRERDASTQSPASGLGSESFGPQSLVGVALGDSFRRS is encoded by the exons ATGAGCATCTCACTTCCCTACCGACCTACTGACGATTCCACCCTCTCGCTTGCGGCCACCACCAATCCTTCCAAGGCCAATGGCCATCCCcgcctctccccttccccttccatcatccaccggcGCACCCCCAGTAGTTCGGGGAACTCGGCGCGCCGTCGCTCGTTGGGCAATGGTCCCTCTGCTCTCTATCCCAAACCGCGACGATGCAAATCTCAATACCCCCGAGATTCGCCCGAGCGACATGTCGAGTACATCCTCGTGGCCTCGTTCCACATTGATCGCGGTCCGATCATGGAGCATCAGTATCCCGCCGCAATCAGTGGCGACGAGAGCATGCTAGCGGAGCTGATGCTTCCCGATCAGACGCACGTTCGGAGTCAAGACTGGACGATCTTCTTCCTACATAAGGACACGAGCGCGGatgccgacgaggatgacgatgccAGTACcggcaagaaaaagaagaagaaaaagaagtccCGGATAGGGGATGCGGAGAGCGGCGACGGGGATAGCGAGGATGTCGACGGGTCAACCGAAGAGGAGAGcagcgacgaagaagagggtggCGAGGGGCCACCCTTGATGTACGTGCTCAACCTTGTAAATACGAAGCAAGATAACTCCGTCAAGCG TGGTGCAGTTGTCAAAGCCATGGCGATTTGTACGCGACATTCTTTcctacatatatataaa CCTCTACTTCTCCTAGCCTTGGAGGATTACTTCAAGAACCCCTACCCCGAGACGCTCGCGTCGTTATACAATGCTGTGAACGCCATGGACCTGTCGTTGATGCCCAGGCTATCTCATTTAGAGCGACTGATCTTGCAGGCGAGCAACTGCAAGGATATGTTCATCGAGAAATTCGAGCAGATGATCCACCAGCGACAACTTGAAGACGGCACGCCTTTTGACGACGAGCCCCCGTCCCCGAAGAGGCCGGCCGCCCCTCGATACACGCTACCCCGAGATACCCACGAGTTTGAATCTAAGATCGTCTACAACGATATTCCTATTCCCGTCAAGGTGCCAACGGTGATTTGGCCGGAGGTTGTGGGCGACTTTTCCCTCATCAAGCTCATCCaaatcttttcttctccgcatGCGACCTCGCCACAGCCCtttcccatccacccccacctcACCACGAGCGGGCCCTTTACCCATCCGATCATTGTCCTCGTCAACGCCATGCTGACTCAGAAGCGTGTGATATTCCTGGGGCACAATCGCCCTTCAGGCGAGGTGGCAGAGGCAGTGTTGGCGGCGTGCGCCCTTGCGTCGGGCGGTATATTGCGCGGCTTCACCAGACATGCGTTCCCGTACACCGATTTGACGAAGATCGATGACCTACTGAGGGTCCCTGGTTTCATTGCCGGGGTGACAAATCCTACCTTTGCCAACCACCCCGAGTGGTGGGATGTGCTTTGCGACCTGCCTACGGGCCGGATAAAGATCAGTAGCCACATCGAACCGGCCCCTGTTACCGAAGGACTCTTGTACTTCCAGCAGCAAGCCGCCATGAACCACCATCCACCGCCGAGTAACAATTCAGATCCCAGTGGAGACAATGTCTTTATGGAGGAGGTCCAGCGCAGCATCACCAACCGATACGGCGAGAATGCCATCCGAGCGAAGTGGCGCGCCTATATCACCAAGTTCACccgggttgctgctgccttcgAGGAGACGGTCTACGGGGCGTCCAATTTATATGTTATCGGTCCCAACGAAGAGCTTTCGCCCGAAAGCCCAAGCGGCTTTCAGGCGGATCCGCTTGATCCGACAACGCTTCGCGGACACGGTTACGTGTGGCCAGATGAGGGCTCCAAGCAACGCGAGCTGATGGCTTCGGTGGCAAGGATCGAAGGCTGGCGGACGACGCGATCATATTACTCCTTTATTCAAGACATTGCAGCCATGTATTATCCCTCACGGCCGATTCAGAAGCCGgacctgcatcatcatcatgaccGGCTACGGGCGCTGAGGCTGCCGCCCGCCGATGCGGGGGCGATCTACATCTCATTTGCGCATGCAGTCAAGGACTATGCAGGCATCTGCCAGCTTTTGACCGTGACTCCGGAGAACCAAGCGGGACTCTTCTACCTCGGCATGGGACTGTTCCACCCACACCAGCCGGTCCGCGAGGCAGCGGTCGATCTCCTGGAGCGCATTGCGGCGCATCCGGCAGGACGACACTTCTGGGCGCAGCTCAACCGGTTCACCAAGCTGGCCTTCTTCCGGATCAAGCGGGAGAGAGACGCATCAACGCAGAGCCCAGCGTCAGGCTTGGGGAGTGAGAGCTTCGGGCCTCAAAGCCTGGTAGGGGTAGCGCTGGGCGACAGTTTCCGACGAAGTTAG
- a CDS encoding putative calmodulin (COG:Z;~EggNog:ENOG410PJ15;~InterPro:IPR018247,IPR002048,IPR011992;~PFAM:PF13405;~go_function: GO:0005509 - calcium ion binding [Evidence IEA]), translated as MVSSNAPFRPSPLSFGSPRPSPFRRPSTPNSPPQGRSSTPGSSPGRGYTPVQSPSKLKESYTVEEDDGSSPKSKPRSPIPQPRFTREAPPSPTRGANAPDSSPSLMEAKATNMMAASSDAAAKLPPAQLREIREAFQVLDRDNDGLVDKDDVADVLTNVGQDPTAISKFFPLGGPQTMNFPTFLNTLSQLLAPLSSRQELMNALAAFDEDDSGQIDVDELRDALLHTASEDGDHPLSDREINEVLSGFTGRRAFGGKGARATGGGKRGEVFRYQDFVSGIMGGTENGSTNRRDA; from the exons ATG GTCTCCTCCAACGCCCCCTTCAGGCCATCGCCATTATCATTTGGCTCCCCTCGACCCTCCCCTTTTCGCCGTCCTTCCACGCCCAACTCCCCTCCTCAGGGCCGTTCAAGCACTCCTGGCAGTTCCCCCGGTCGCGGATACACCCCGGTCCAGTCTCCGAGCAAACTCAAGGAATCATACACagtcgaggaagatgacggtTCATCACCCAAAAGCAAGCCCAGGAGTCCCATTCCGCAGCCCCGATTCACACGAGAGGCGCCCCCCTCGCCAACGAGGGGCGCCAATGCCCCGGATTCGTCGCCGTCGTTGATggaagccaaagccacgAACATGATGGCGGCGTCATCTGATGCCGCAGCCAAACTTCCCCCGGCACAACTGCGGGAAATCAGAGAAGCCTTTCAAGTTCTGGACCGAGATAACGATGGTTTGGTAGATAAGGACGATGTGGCGGATGTGCTTACGAACGTGG GCCAAGACCCGACTGCCATTTCGAAATTCTTCCCTCTGGGAGGTCCCCAGACTATGAATTTCCCCACCTTCCTCAATACCCTCTCACAGCTGCTcgcccctctctcttcccgcCAAGAGCTCATGAATGCCCTAGCGGCCTTTGACGAGGACGACAGCGGTCAGATCGACGTCGACGAGCTGCGCGATGCTCTCTTACATACGGCGTCCGAGGACGGAGACCATCCACTAAGCGACCGGGAGATCAATGAGGTACTCAGTGGATTTACGGGGCGCCGAGCATTTGGTGGGAAAGGTGCTCGGGCAACGggcggaggaaagaggggggaggtatTCCGATACCAGGACTTTGTCAGTGGGATCATGGGAGGGACAGAGAATGGATCGACGAATCGCCGCGACGCCTAG
- a CDS encoding uncharacterized protein (COG:U;~EggNog:ENOG410PFKT;~InterPro:IPR035969,IPR000195;~PFAM:PF00566;~TransMembrane:2 (o387-408i420-445o)) — MAPSESSPSPSSFHPTQAQLNLAALAGSPSPRTMRGLRKIQSHQILSSHSPSSAHHPPSGRLSAGAEELAQPPQLDSPVRLRSQRRARSNSDASSREAPAIGTQKRSARKTGSGFGIKRSVLETLLRDGPHQGNLQEGLQELRYLVLSTRVEADADGMSTYRIYLWLVLLDVSPVPTDEYLSLIHRGRSPAYTKIRNDTFRTMATDPLFKRRVTEASLIRLLNAVAWKLHDAKNKYRSRSRPSSRLREIELLINTPPSIEEEPSPSGTPGSVASSRGGSSSGITNESAIYVQGMNVLCAPFLYAARSEVEAFALFHSFITRECPGYIRGAMDGVHRGLRLVDQCLEIVEPKLAAYLFSKGLQAKLYAFPSVLTLCACTPPLPEVLHLWDFLFAYGTHLNILCIVAQLIRMRDTILESPRYVFFSFFFFSFAFPLPYLCSFPLFMFSFSSSASSPRKSNTIPPKTKQKRG; from the exons atgGCGCCCTCCGagtcctctccttctccctcgtccTTTCATCCCACCCAGGCCCAGCTTAATCTCGCTGCTCTGGCTGGGTCACCTTCACCGCGGACCATGCGAGGCTTGCGCAAGATCCAGTCTCACCAAATCCTCTCATCTCActcaccttcttctgctcatcATCCGCCATCGGGGCGCTTGTCTGCTGGCGCCGAGGAGCTCGCCCAACCTCCTCAGCTGGACTCGCCCGTGCGACTGCGCTCGCAACGCCGGGCGCGCTCCAACAGCGATGCCTCGTCTCGGGAGGCCCCTGCGATAGGAACTCAAAAGCGATCGGCCAGGAAGACGGGTTCTGGGTTTGGAATCAAGCGCTCGGTCTTGGAGACTCTCCTCCGGGACGGTCCGCACCAGGGCAACCTTCAGGAGGGTCTCCAGGAGCTCCGGTACCTCGTTCTCTCGACACGAGTCGAAGCAGACGCGGATGGCATG TCCACCTACCGAATCTACCTCTGGCTCGTCCTTCTCGATGTTTCTCCTGTTCCAACCGACGAatacctctccctcatccaccgTGGTCGCTCCCCAGCCTACACCAAAATCCGCAATGACACATTCCGCACGATGGCCACAGACCCCCTATTCAAACGCCGCGTTACGGAAGCCAGCCTGATCCGGCTTCTCAACGCTGTCGCATGGAAACTTCACGATGCAAAGAATAAATACCGATCGCGATCGCGTCCCTCGTCACGTCTCCGAGAGATTGAGCTTTTGATCAACACGCCTCCGAGCATTGAAGAAGAACCCTCCCCATCTGGAACACCAGGTAGTGTTGCCAGCAGtcgcggcggcagcagcagcgggatTACGAATGAATCAGCGATCTACGTTCAAGGCATGAACGTGCTCTGCGCTCCATTCCTCTACGCCGCCCGCAGCGAAGTCGAAGCCTTTGCCCTGTTTCACTCGTTTATTACACGCGAATGTCCGGGTTACATCCGTGGCGCCATGGACGGGGTTCATCGAGGATTGCGCTTGGTCGATCAATGTTTAGAGATCGTCGAACCCAAACTAGCGGCGTACCTCTTCTCTAAAGGCCTACAGGCGAAACTGTATGCATTTCCGTCGGTGTTGACCCTCTGCGCGTGCACGCCTCCTCTTCCGGAGGTGCTTCATCTTTGGGACTTTTTGTTCGCGTACGGAACACATCTAAATATCTTGTGTATCGTGGCGCAATTAATTCGAATGAGGGACACGATCCTGGAAAGTCCGAggtatgttttcttttcttttttttttttttcctttgcctttccccttccctaccTTTGTTCATTCCCCCTTTtcatgttttctttttcctcgtCCGCCTCGTCCCCTCGAAAAAGCAATACCATACCaccaaaaacaaaacaaaaacgGGGATAA